The following are encoded together in the Penaeus chinensis breed Huanghai No. 1 chromosome 20, ASM1920278v2, whole genome shotgun sequence genome:
- the LOC125035793 gene encoding dentin sialophosphoprotein-like, giving the protein MFPGLRCSPEVTSWSNKRLIIPRGGHFDSKDSDFHLKDAGHFDSKDSDFHLKDAGHFDSKDSDFHLKDAGHFDSKDSDFHLKDAGHFDSKDSDFHLKDAGHFDSKDSDFHLKDAGHFDSKDSDFHLKDAGHFDSKDSDFHLKDAGHFDSKDSDFHLKDAGHFDSKDSDFHLKDAGHFDSKDSDFHLKDAGHFDSKDSDFHLKDAGHFDSKDSDFHLKDAGHFDSKDSDFHLKDAGHFDSKDSDFHLKDAGHFDSKDSDFHLKDAGHFDSKDSDFHLKDAGLRFSLKRLEPFDSKDSEDRKSRDSKDCDSKDSQG; this is encoded by the exons ATGTTCCCCGGACTGAGATGTTCCCCGGAAGTCACCAGCTGGTCCAACAAGAGACTGATAATTCCACG AGGAG GGCATTTTGACTCAAAAGACTCAGATTTTCATTTAAAAGACGCAGGGCATTTTGACTCAAAAGACTCAGATTTTCATTTAAAAGACGCAGGGCATTTTGACTCAAAAGACTCAGATTTTCATTTAAAAGACGCAGGGCATTTTGACTCAAAAGACTCAGATTTTCATTTAAAAGACGCAGGGCATTTTGACTCAAAAGACTCAGATTTTCATTTAAAAGACGCAGGGCATTTTGACTCAAAAGACTCAGATTTTCATTTAAAAGACGCAGGGCATTTTGACTCAAAAGACTCAGATTTTCATTTAAAAGACGCAGGGCATTTTGACTCAAAAGACTCAGATTTTCATTTAAAAGACGCAGGGCATTTTGACTCAAAAGACTCAGATTTTCATTTAAAAGACGCAGGGCATTTTGACTCAAAAGACTCAGATTTTCATTTAAAAGACGCAGGGCATTTTGACTCAAAAGACTCAGATTTTCATTTAAAAGACGCAGGGCATTTTGACTCAAAAGACTCAGATTTTCATTTAAAAGACGCAGGGCATTTTGACTCAAAAGACTCAGATTTTCATTTAAAAGACGCAGGGCATTTTGACTCAAAAGACTCAGATTTTCATTTAAAAGACGCAGGGCATTTTGACTCAAAAGACTCAGATTTTCATTTAAAAGACGCAGGGCATTTTGACTCAAAAGACTCAGATTTTCATTTAAAAGACGCAGGGCATTTTGACTCAAAAGACTCAGATTTTCATTTAAAAGACGCAGG ACTCAGATTTTCATTGAAAAGACTCGAGCCTTTTGACTCGAAAGACTCAGAGGACCGTAAATCTAGAGACTCGAAAGACTGCGATTCGAAAGACTCTCAGGGCTGA